From Triticum urartu cultivar G1812 chromosome 2, Tu2.1, whole genome shotgun sequence, a single genomic window includes:
- the LOC125536616 gene encoding secretory carrier-associated membrane protein 1 — MAGRYDGGNPFEEEEDVNPFSEQARGKAGGQSNYGGGGAFYMPNPRNVAPSSNSRLSPLPPEPADFSATVDIPLESSKDLKKREKELQAREAELNKREKELKRREEAAARAGIVIEEKNWPPFLPLIHHDIANEIPTHLQRMQYFAFASFLGLVCCLFWNVVAVTSAWIKGEGVKIWLLAIIYFISGVPGAYVLWYRPLYNAMRTDSALKFGLFFLLYLFHIVFVVFAAVAPPAVFEGKSLAGILPAIDLISVNALVGIFYFIGFGLFALESLLSIWVIQQVYMYFRGSGKAAEMKRDATRGAMRAAF, encoded by the exons ATGGCGGGGCGCTACGATGGCGGCAACCCtttcgaggaggaggaggacgtgaATCCTTTCTCG GAACAAGCGCGAGGCAAAGCTGGTGGGCAGTCCAACTATGGTGGCGGCGGCGCGTTTTACATGCCA AATCCCAGAAACGTTGCTCCTTCCTCGAATTCGCGGCTTTCGCCCCTTCCCCCGGAACCTGCAGATTTCAGTGCCACAGTGGATATCCCTCTTGAGTCATCAAAG GACCTGAAGAAAAGAGAAAAGGAGCTGCAAGCGAGGGAAGCGGAGTTGAACAAGAGGGAGAAG GAATTGAAAAGAAGGGAGGAAGCTGCAGCACGAG CTGGTATTGTCATCGAGGAGAAAAACTGGCCTCCTTTTCTGCCACTCATCCACCATGACATTGCCAATGAGATACCGACTCATCTTCAAAGAATGCAATACTTCGCATTTGCGTCATTTCTTG GTTTGGTTTGCTGTCTCTTCTGGAATGTCGTAGCAGTTACTTCAGCCTGGATCAAGGGGGAAG GTGTGAAAATCTGGTTGCTAGCAATAATCTACTTCATCTCTGGGGTTCCTGGTGCATATGTGTTATGGTATCGCCCTCTTTATAATGCTATGAG GACTGACAGCGCGTTGAAGTTTGGATTGTTTTTCTTGCTCTACTTG TTTCACATCGTTTTCGTCGTATTTGCTGCCGTGGCTCCTCCCGCTGTCTTTGAGGGCAAGTCTTTGGC AGGAATTTTGCCGGCGATTGATCTTATCAGTGTGAATGCTCTAGTTGGG ATCTTCTACTTCATTGGGTTTGGATTATTTGCCCTGGAGTCATTGTTGAGCATCTGGGTTATCCAG CAAGTGTACATGTACTTCCGAGGAAGTGGAAAGGCCGCAGAGATGAAGCGTGATGCGACAAGGGGCGCTATGAGAGCGGCATTTTGA